In a genomic window of Shouchella clausii:
- a CDS encoding protein arginine kinase, translating to MSLDRFLKNAISPWMKKDGSDADIVLSSRIRLARNMSAFTFPMLSSKEEAYAVAKHVKDALGGTQGDALGKAEMLAMEDMRTNDKRMLVEKHLISPHLAEQSKYGMVLLSGDESLSIMINEEDHIRIQSLSAGFELENCLQAANAVDDWIESHLTYAYDSQYGYLTSCPTNVGTGMRASVMIHLPALAMTRQLQRILPAINQLGLVVRGIYGEGSEALGNLFQISNQITLGKTEQDIVDDLQGVVKQLIRQERVARDSLLQHSKLELKDRVFRSYGILANSYIIDSKEATRRLSDVRLGIDLGFIENTAGKILDELMILTQPGFLQQYAKTVLTPEQRDERRAALIRERLKLEHETAD from the coding sequence GTGAGCTTGGATCGTTTTCTGAAAAATGCTATTAGCCCTTGGATGAAAAAAGATGGTTCGGATGCGGATATTGTACTTAGTAGCCGAATAAGGTTAGCAAGAAATATGAGTGCTTTTACATTTCCGATGCTCTCTTCTAAGGAAGAAGCATACGCAGTTGCAAAACATGTAAAAGATGCCTTAGGAGGAACGCAAGGTGACGCCTTAGGTAAAGCTGAAATGTTGGCTATGGAAGATATGCGCACAAATGATAAACGGATGCTTGTCGAAAAGCATTTGATAAGTCCTCATTTGGCTGAGCAATCAAAGTATGGCATGGTGCTTTTAAGCGGCGATGAATCTCTCAGCATTATGATTAATGAAGAGGACCATATTCGCATCCAAAGTTTAAGTGCTGGATTTGAACTTGAAAATTGTTTGCAGGCCGCTAATGCGGTAGACGATTGGATTGAATCGCATTTAACTTATGCCTATGACAGCCAGTACGGTTATTTGACTAGCTGCCCAACGAATGTGGGAACGGGCATGCGTGCTTCCGTAATGATTCATCTACCTGCATTAGCGATGACCCGGCAACTGCAACGAATTTTGCCGGCAATTAACCAATTGGGCTTAGTTGTAAGAGGAATTTATGGGGAAGGCAGCGAAGCTTTAGGTAACCTATTTCAAATTTCTAATCAAATAACGCTTGGAAAAACGGAACAGGATATTGTCGATGATTTACAAGGCGTAGTAAAGCAATTGATACGGCAAGAGCGTGTTGCCCGAGATTCGCTTTTACAGCATTCAAAGCTAGAACTTAAAGACCGTGTTTTTAGGTCTTACGGGATTTTAGCGAACAGCTATATTATTGATTCCAAAGAAGCGACGAGAAGGTTGTCTGATGTGCGCTTAGGAATCGATCTAGGTTTTATTGAAAACACGGCAGGGAAAATTCTAGATGAACTAATGATTTTGACACAACCAGGTTTCCTGCAACAATACGCGAAAACCGTTCTCACTCCAGAGCAACGCGATGAGAGACGGGCAGCTTTAATTCGTGAACGCTTAAAACTAGAACATGAAACAGCTGATTGA
- a CDS encoding UvrB/UvrC motif-containing protein, translating to MVCQECKERQATLHFTKIINGQKHEMHLCDQCAREKGESIPGTDSFSIHHLFSGLFNMGAEQTRETAEQKHRCPNCGMSYEKFLHIGRFGCAHCYKAFGPQLSSVFKRVHAGNDTHKGKIPKRIGKSLKIEKRLLELKALLDRHIQKEEFEEAAELRDEIKKLKEQMEGGE from the coding sequence ATGGTCTGCCAAGAATGTAAAGAACGGCAAGCAACTCTTCATTTTACTAAAATTATAAATGGCCAAAAACATGAAATGCACCTATGTGATCAATGTGCACGTGAGAAAGGCGAGTCCATTCCAGGGACCGATAGCTTTTCCATACACCATTTATTCTCAGGCTTGTTTAACATGGGAGCCGAACAAACGAGAGAAACAGCCGAACAAAAGCATAGGTGCCCGAATTGTGGGATGAGTTATGAAAAATTCCTTCACATTGGTCGTTTCGGCTGTGCCCATTGCTACAAAGCGTTTGGTCCTCAATTAAGTTCGGTGTTTAAAAGAGTGCATGCTGGCAATGACACTCACAAAGGAAAAATTCCAAAAAGGATTGGCAAGTCCCTCAAAATTGAAAAACGGCTATTAGAGCTCAAAGCGCTATTAGATAGGCATATTCAAAAAGAAGAATTTGAAGAAGCGGCCGAATTGCGTGATGAAATTAAAAAATTGAAAGAGCAAATGGAAGGAGGCGAGTAG
- a CDS encoding CtsR family transcriptional regulator — protein MRNISDLIEQYLKTTLMRSGNELLEIKRSELAKQFQCVPSQINYVISTRFTLEKGYIVESKRGGGGYIRITKVESHEDIALFEHMCQLIGNKIDQQTAQNIVFRLYEEEAITRREANLMMSALDRAHYKSTVAHRDEIRANVLKAMIETLKYKENET, from the coding sequence ATGCGCAATATTAGTGATTTGATTGAACAATACTTAAAGACAACATTAATGCGAAGCGGCAATGAGCTATTAGAAATTAAACGTAGTGAGTTGGCTAAGCAATTTCAATGTGTCCCGTCTCAAATCAATTACGTCATCAGCACCCGCTTTACTTTGGAAAAAGGCTATATTGTCGAAAGCAAAAGGGGCGGCGGAGGCTATATTCGTATAACGAAAGTTGAATCCCATGAAGACATTGCTTTATTTGAGCACATGTGTCAGCTTATCGGAAATAAAATAGACCAGCAAACGGCGCAAAACATTGTATTTCGTTTGTATGAAGAGGAAGCCATTACAAGACGGGAAGCTAATTTGATGATGAGCGCATTAGATCGTGCCCATTATAAATCAACAGTTGCCCATAGGGATGAGATTAGAGCGAATGTGCTGAAGGCAATGATTGAGACGCTTAAATACAAAGAAAACGAAACGTAG